The Stenotrophomonas sp. BIO128-Bstrain region GATGGCCAACATCAAGGCAGTCGCCGACGGCTATCCGCTGCGCGGCGAACTACGGGTCAGCCGCACCCCGCATGACACCGCCAGCGAGACCGCGGGCACGCCGCCGCCCGGCCAGGCCTATGCCGATCCGCGGCTGATGCAGGCGCTTGGCCTGCAGGTGGGCGATGCCCTGGAATTCGGCGCAGGCACGTTGACCGTGACGCGGGTGCTGCAGGCCGAGCCGGATACCTCCGGTGAGCTGATGCAGCTGTCGCCGCCGCTGCTGGTCAATCGCATGGATGTGGACCGTGCCGGCCTGCTCGGCCCGGGCAGCCGCGCCTCGTACCGAATGATGTTCGCGGGCGAGCCGGCGCAGATCGCCGCCTTCCGCGAGTGGCTGACGCCGCAGGCCAAGGGCTACCGGATCGTCGGCATCGACGATACCCAGCGCGGGGTGCGCGGCGCATTCGATCTGGCCGGCCGTTTCCTGTCGCTGGCCGCGTTGCTGGCGGTGCTGCTGGCCGGTGTCGCCACGGCACTGGCCGCCAACCGCTTCGCGATGCGGCGCATCGACCAGGTCGCGATCCTGCGCTGCCTGGGCGCGCGCCAGCGCGACATTCTCGCGGCGATGGCCCTGCAGCTGGTCATGCTGGCCGTACCCGCCTGCCTGGTCGGCATCGGCCTGGGCATGGCCGCGCAGGCCGGGCTGGTGCAGGCGCTGGGTGGATTGATTCCGAACCGCCTGCCCCTGCCGCAGGCCACGCCGGCGCTGAGTGGTGCCGGCATCGGCCTGGTGCTGCTGCTCGGCTTCGGCCTGCCGCCGCTGCTGCGCCTGCGCAGCGTGCCGCCGATGCGCGTGCTCAACCGCAGCTTCGCGGCGTTGCCGCCGAGTTCCATGCTGGTCTATGCGGCCGCGCTGGCGGCCACCGTCGCGCTCACGGTGCAGGCCACCGGCGACGTCAAGCTGGCTGCGTGGGTGCTGGGCGGGCTGGCCGCGCTGGCGGCACTGGCCGGTGCGCTCGGTGCGCTGCTGCTGTGGCTGCTGCGTGGCGTGCAACCGCGCCTGCGCGGGCGCTGGAAACTGGGCCTGGCCTCGCTGACGCGGCGGCGCGGGCTGGCGGTGATGCAGCTGGTCGGCCTGTCGCTGTCGCTGTGTTCGCTGCTGCTGCTGTCGGTGATCGGCCCGGGGTTGTTGGCGCAGTGGCGCGACCGCCTGCCGACCGATACGCCGAACTACTTCCTGATGAACATCCAGCCGGAGCAGCGCGATGCGGTGCTCTCGACCCTGGCCGGGCTGGGCGTGGTCTCGCCGGGCATCGAGCCGTTCAGTATCGGTCGTCTGCTGGCGGTCAACGCGCGGCCGCCGCAGCGGCAGGCGCGCGAGGACAACAGCAACGAGGACGACGATGCCAACCGCCCGGTCAACTTCTCGTGGCGGCATGATTTCCCGCCGGCCAACACGCTGCTCGGCGGAACCTTCTGGAAGGCCGGCAGTACCGCGGCGGAAGCCTCGATCGAACAGGGCTGGGCCGAGCGTTACGGGATGAAGCTGGGCGACACGGTCACGCTGCAGATGGGCGATCAGGAGCGCAGCTTCACGGTCACCAGCATCCGCAAGGCGGACTGGGATTCGTTCCGGGTCAATTTCTTCCTGCTGCTCAACGAAGGTGCGGTGGCCGATGCGCCCTACAACCTGATCACCGCCTTCCACCTGCCGCGCGCGCAGGCACCGGCGCTGGCCGGGCTGACCCGGGCGTACCCCAACATTTCGCTGCTGGACATCGACGGCATCCTCGAGCGCGTGCGCGAGGTGATCAACCGGGTGACGCAGGCGGTGCAGCTGGTCATGGGCTTCAGCCTGCTGGCCGGTCTACTGGTGCTGCTGGCGGCATTGCAGGCCACGGCCGGCGAGCGCCGCTATGACAGTGCGGTGCTGCGCACGCTGGGGGCCACGCGGCGCCAGCTGCGGGGCGCGGTGCTGGTCGAGTTCGGGGCGCTGGGCCTGTTGTCGGCGTTGCTCGCGGTGGGCACGGCGGCGCTGCTGGGCAGCGTGGTGGCGCGGCAGGTGTTCGAGTTGACGCTGAGTCCGCCCTGGGGGCCGTTGCTGCTTGGCGGTGGGCTGGGCGTGCTGTTGAGCATGCTGGCCGGCTGGTGGGGCACGCGGCGGATCCTGCATACCCCGCCGGCGCTGGCCCTGCGGGAGGCATGAGCACGCGGCGATGACACGGGCACGGGGCGTGCCTCGGTATGCTGCACGCCCCTGCCCCCCTGAGATCGCCCGGATGCCCGGCACCCCGTTCACTGCCTATCTGTATCCCGTACTACTGCTGCTGGGCAGCAACATTTTCATGACCTTCGCCTGGTACGGGCATCTGAAGTACAAGAGTGCGCCGTTGATGACGGTGATCCTGGTCAGCTGGGGCATCGCGTTTTTCGAGTACTGCCTGCAGGTACCGGGTAACCGCCTGGGCAGTGCGGTGTATTCGGCGCCGCAGCTGAAGGGCATGCAGGAGGTGATCACCCTGGTGGTGTTCGCGGCCTTCTCGGCGTTCTACCTGGATCAGCCGCTGAAGTGGAACCACTGGGCCGCGTTCGGGCTGATCCTGGTAGCGGCATTCCTGATGTTCAAGGAATGAGGGCGACGCCCGCATTCGGGTCGCCACCGGCTGCGAGTCGGTGACAGCTGCGATGCCCCCGCATCGTCGCCGGGCCGGCCCGTCGTTTCAGATTACAGCTGGATCACCGGCATGCCGTCGGCTGCCCACGCACCGCCGCGGCGAGCGGCGGTGGCGCAGCAGCAGTCGTCGACCCA contains the following coding sequences:
- a CDS encoding FtsX-like permease family protein, whose protein sequence is MNVVRHAARALRREFLAGDLLTVFAALVLGVAVMTAVGTLVNRVTLALTSSAAEMLGGDLGLSGREDVPQNFAEAARERGLAHTRMVSFPSVLFHGDDSQMANIKAVADGYPLRGELRVSRTPHDTASETAGTPPPGQAYADPRLMQALGLQVGDALEFGAGTLTVTRVLQAEPDTSGELMQLSPPLLVNRMDVDRAGLLGPGSRASYRMMFAGEPAQIAAFREWLTPQAKGYRIVGIDDTQRGVRGAFDLAGRFLSLAALLAVLLAGVATALAANRFAMRRIDQVAILRCLGARQRDILAAMALQLVMLAVPACLVGIGLGMAAQAGLVQALGGLIPNRLPLPQATPALSGAGIGLVLLLGFGLPPLLRLRSVPPMRVLNRSFAALPPSSMLVYAAALAATVALTVQATGDVKLAAWVLGGLAALAALAGALGALLLWLLRGVQPRLRGRWKLGLASLTRRRGLAVMQLVGLSLSLCSLLLLSVIGPGLLAQWRDRLPTDTPNYFLMNIQPEQRDAVLSTLAGLGVVSPGIEPFSIGRLLAVNARPPQRQAREDNSNEDDDANRPVNFSWRHDFPPANTLLGGTFWKAGSTAAEASIEQGWAERYGMKLGDTVTLQMGDQERSFTVTSIRKADWDSFRVNFFLLLNEGAVADAPYNLITAFHLPRAQAPALAGLTRAYPNISLLDIDGILERVREVINRVTQAVQLVMGFSLLAGLLVLLAALQATAGERRYDSAVLRTLGATRRQLRGAVLVEFGALGLLSALLAVGTAALLGSVVARQVFELTLSPPWGPLLLGGGLGVLLSMLAGWWGTRRILHTPPALALREA
- a CDS encoding DMT family protein, whose amino-acid sequence is MPGTPFTAYLYPVLLLLGSNIFMTFAWYGHLKYKSAPLMTVILVSWGIAFFEYCLQVPGNRLGSAVYSAPQLKGMQEVITLVVFAAFSAFYLDQPLKWNHWAAFGLILVAAFLMFKE